CAGGGCCCCAGCCGATGGGGACGTTACCTCCTGCCTCCCGGGGCTGTGTGCAAGATGTGAGCCCCGGTGGGGCCCGGGGACCTCAGAGCGATTGGCCCAGGGCAGGGGCAGCAGAGAGCTCTGTCTAGCAGGGGTCTCCCCAGCCTCTCTGGGAGGGCTCCCTGGAGCCTGCTGAAGCCCTGgctctctccccagcccaggcaCTCCGCTGCCACGTGTGCACCAGCTCCAGCAACTGCAAGAAACCGCAGGTCTGCTCAGCCAGCTCCAGCTTCTGCAAGACTGTGATCAGGGGTGAGCCatctgggggagggaaggaggcccTGTGGGGCACCCTGGGGCTTGAGGATCATCCCTGGGGAGGCTGGTGGAAGAGATCTCAGTGACAGTCTGGTCCTGGTGGCGATGGAAGGTGGGACTTGGGAGGCCCTGGGGGATGGGGTGCCACCTGGCCTGACCTCGCCCACCCATCCCCAGTGGAGCCTCTGTCTGGGAACCTGGTGGAGAAGAACTGCTCAGTGTGGTGCACGCCCATGAACAACCAGCAGGGCCAAGTCAGCAAGGGCCAGGAGACCACCCTGTGCTGCAATAGCGACCTGTGCAATGAGGCTCTGCAAAGCTGGCAGAGCGCCGCGCCCGCCCACACCAGTGCCCACCTCGGCCTGGCGCTGGCCTGCGGCCTCCTCGCCCTCCTCTGGGCCTCTGGCCTGTGACCTCCAGAACCAggccccaccccctcctctccctGGCCAGGATGGAGGCTCATGGAGGCTCAGACACCCGGGGCTGGGGTCTCTGCAGAAGGTCTGGGGCCAGGCGGGCGGCCCAGGGGCAGGAAGAGCTGAAGGCTTGGAGCACCCTGGCACAAGAGGAGGCGCCTCCCTCCCAGAgcagcggggtgggggaggggacaggaggcCTTCCGCTCCCTCCTGATTTCATCTTCATCTGtttggtttctgtttgtttttctattcaaAGCCCAGCGTTGGAATAAATGACTGAAAACCAGTGTGGTCGTGTGAGTGCTATTCCggagtggagggggtggggggcggcggtCATCCGCACACACAGGCCCCCAAGTCCCAGGGCTTGTCACCCAGAACCAGTTTTGGCAGCATGCACAAGGCCTGAAGTGCCGCCATCACCCTGCCTTGCTGGAGGGGACATggccctccccaggcccctcctctgCAGCCCCAGACAAGGAAGGCCCTCCTGAGGGAGACCTGAGAAGCAGGGCGCAGGAGCTCGTGGGTGCAGCCGTGATGGGCAGGCCAAGCTCTCCACCTGACTGCCTGAGACCACCCGGGGGAACACCCCGCCCACTCTGCCAGCCCTTACCCAGCGCCCACATCCAAGCCCTGCCGGCCCAGGGTCTTTAGGATCCCGCTTTGTCCTACCAGGTCGTCTTGAGCAAGACCCTTCTGCTCCCGGAGCCTGGGAGCCCTACGCGTGCCAGCTGCGCGCGCCCGGGGAATCCAGCGCGTCGCAGTGTCGGAGGTCCGAGGTCCCGGCGCCTGGCCGAAGCTGGCTTCTCCCTCTCCGCCCTCGCAGGGCCAGCGATCCGGCCGCCGCTCCTTCTGCGTCGGGAATATTCCGAGGACCAGTGCGCCTCCCGGTGGCCACACGCGGGAGCCGGGGCTTGGGAGGAGCTGCTAAGGGAGGCTGCCCCGCCCCTAACTCGGAGCCCACTAGGGGCCCTGGGCGCCCCGGAACCCGCAGCAGGGAGTGGAAAGAGCGGGTCAGACACGCGGGCCACAGAGGTCGGGCAGAGGGACTGCGTCGCGCCAGGCGAGGACTGTGCCTTGCCCTCAGGGGACCCCACGGCAGTCTGCCCGTGTGGCTGGGCTTTGGGTCAagaggtggggagcagggacaGGGACGTTCACCTGGAGGGAAGGGACGGTGATTCCACAggggacccccaccccccacctggaAGCCCGGGGCAGCCGGCGAAGTTCCGAACAGAGGAGGTTGTCGCCATGTGGGACCAGGAAAGGCTCCACAGAGGGGACATCACTCAAGGGACAACCCAGGCCACATGGCCCAGGAGGAGCTGAGAGGTCGGAGGTGCCTTCCAATTCCTGGGAGCGCCAATCGCCCCCAAGCAGGAGCAGCGTCTGTGAGTGAGGGcagcagtgaaggacagggtagccttcCGGAGCTGCTGGACAGCAGCCGCCTGCCCGGTGTCTGTGTCTCCAGCAGCTAAAGAAGTGACCTCGTGTTTGGACCATTCAGTGTGAATGCAGGTGGCATGGGTTTAAGGCCTTCATCCTGCCTTCCCTGTTCTCTGTccatctgttcttttttcctttcctctcttttctgtcttctcttctgtgAAGAGATTaatcttttgtgattccattttatctcCTTTGTTACTTTATTAAGCAGagctctttgatttttcttttcttcctctgtcttttcttttttaattttagaaaggaattctttctgcttttgcatGTCTGAAAACTGTATTTCCCCTTCACTTTTCAGAGATGTTTTCACTGGGCATGTAACTCCAAgttgtttgtcttgtttttgtgCTTTGGTATTTCAAACATTGCTTCACTGCATTGGCTTCACTGTTTCTGACAAGAAATCTGCTGGCATCCCTATCTTCAATCCTCTGTGCATCATATAATCTCTGCTTCTAGTGTTTTCTCCTTACCACTGGTTTTAAGCAGTTCATCACACAAGGTGctttggtatcagttcagttcagtcgctcagtcgtgtccaattctttgctaccccatgaatcgcagcaccccaggcctccctgtccatcaccaactcccggagttcactcagactcacgtccatcgagtctgtgatgccatccagccatctcaccttctgttgttcccttctcctcctgcccccaatgcctcccagcatcagagtcttttccaatgagttaactcttcgcatgagatggccaaagtactggagtttcagctttagtatcattccttccaaagaacacccagaaccaatctccttcagaatggactggctggatctccttgcagtccaagggactctcaagagtcttctccagcaccacagttcaaatgcatcaattcttcggtgctcagctttcttcacagtccaactctcacatccatacatgaccactggaaaaaccataaccttgactagacagacctttgttggcaaagtaatgtccctgcttttgaatatgctatctaggttggtcataactttcctttcaaggagtcagcgtcttttaatttcatggctgcagtcaccatttttagtgattttggagccccccaaaataaagtctgacactgtttccactgtttcccatgaagtgatgggaccagacgccatgatcttagttttctgaacattgagctttaagtcaactttttcactctcctctttcactttcatcaagaggctttttagttcctcttcactttctgctttggtatagttttcttcaatttcttgtGCTTGAAGTTCATTGAACTTCTGGGTTCCATGGGTTTGATGATTtccctgaggggaattcagggtggaggaaaacaggatactggccctagatagctAAAGTGgagatgttagtcactcagttgtgcccaactctttggtatcccatagcctaccaggctcctctgtccatggaattctccaggcaagaatactggaatgggttgccattcccttttccagggaatcttcctgacccagggattgaacctgggtatcctgcattgcaggcggattctttaccctttgagccaccagggaagccccagtagtcCTCAGCAGGGTCCCCAAATAAAACATTAACGCGTGGCTTTTAGGTTGTGCCGGGCTCTGTTTTGCTTTTCAGTAGACATGAGGTTTGTCCTCCAACCTTGTGTGAGCTCTGGGAACTCTTCCTAATGTTTTACCTCTCTTTAATTTTcgtcagtttgattactgtgtacacttgtgttcctccttgggttcatcctgcctgggactctctgcacttcctggaccTGGTTGACTGTTTTCTTTCCCACGTTAGGGAccttttcagctattatctcttcagatattttctcgggtcctttctctttctttgtcttctcctgctgctgctgctgccgctaagttgattcagtcgtgtccgactctgtgcgaccccatagacggcagcccatcaggctcccccgtccctgggattctccaggcaagaacactggagtgggttgccatttccttctccaatgcatgaaagtgaaaagtgaaagtgaagtcgctcagtcgtgtctgactcttagtgacctcatggactgcagcctaccaggctcctccgtccatgggattttccaggcaagagtactggagtggggtaccattgccttctaggacccctataatgtgaaatGTTGgcgcatttaatgttgtcccagaggtctcttatagtgttctcatttctttttattctttttttccatattctGTTTTGCTTTAGTGATtttcaccattctatcttccaggtcacttatccattcttctgcccttgttattctgctattgattctttctagggtattgttcatctctgttgtttcttctttagttcttccaggtctttggtaaacatttcttgcatcttttgcattctttttccgAGCTCCTGAATCATCTTCACTGttgttattctgaattctttttctggaagcgaaaggttgttgctgaaccacaaaagatgccgggattcttggcctctggaggaaaagaattcaatccggggccagtgacGAGGCCTGATTGCTCAGAACTTTTGTgtcataaagttttattaaagtataaaagagagaaagcttctgacatagacgtcagaagggagcagaaagagtgcccccctgctagtctttagctggatgttagcAGTCTGCTaatgagagaaaggaaatgtctcaaaactcagtgAATGGTGCCAGGctcctcacccacaacatgcattgagataacattggcaccaaGTGAGTCATCCAGGGCATATAAAACGATTGACATGAATCCTGAAGAAAAGCagatttccatacaaatatatagtttcattaacatagattaggagaacataGATGAGTATAACAAACTAGTTtatcaagtaggttctgagccctTAGGcggaactgacttgaagacagagtctagggtaaatgcaAAGCACaataacatagcttaagacaaatatttccgtaaggaaaatgcattggttagctcaagatTTAAGacaagttaagttcaggtgggaccaggtgtcattatggcaacacagaattttaagagaaacctctttctaaatttgtatagagaagggaaaaatatatatatataacactggtttgtttcctcctgctgcttaagagagagataaaaaatgtctgacacttgcagcctctttcctccgtttggagacccctggccttcctgcctgttaccctctcagaagattgcttatctccacttcatttagctTTTTCTCTGGGgatttatcttgttctttcatcTGGAAGACAGTCCTGTGCTTTTTCATTCTGAGTAGCTTTCTGTGACTGCGGGTTTCCATTCTGGAGGCTGCGGGATTGTAGTTcttcttgcttgcttgcttcttgtagtttgtctgccctctggtggataaGGCGAAAaggcaagcttcctgatgggaggaactGGTGTCGGAGAAAATTGGGTCTCCCTCTGGTGGCagaccatgctcagtaaaacttAAAACCAATTGTCCGCTGATGGGCTGGGCTCCTTCCATGTTAGTTGTTGGCCTGAGGGGACTCAGCCCTGGAGACTACAGGCTCTACAGTAGGGCTAACGGCGATCTCCAAGAGGGCTCACACCAAGGgtcacctcccaggactgctgctgccggTGTCCTGTTCCCGTGGCAAGCCACTGCCTACCCTCACCTCCGCAGGAGGCCCTCCAACACTCACAGGTAGGTTtggctcagtctcctgtgggatCACGGCTCCTTTCCCCTGGTTCCTGATGCACACAAGGTTTCGCCTGTGCCCTgcaagagtggagtctctgttttccccagtcctgtggaaatcCTGCAATCCAATCCCGCTGGACTTCAAgctcagattccctggggattgcTAGTCCTTTTGCCGGATCCCCGGGATGGAAAGTCCGATGTAGGGCTCAGAACCTTCATTAGTGTTCGAGAACTTCTTTGGTGCTGTTCTCCCATTTGTAGGGTGCCCATCTGGTGGGTGTGGGATTTAATTTAatcatgattgtgcccctcctaccatttcATtacggcttccctagtggctcagatggtaaagcgtctggctgcagtgtgggagatccaggttcgatcgctgggtggggaagatcctctggagaaagaaatggcaacccactccagtacccttgcctggaaaatcccatggaaaaagcAGCCTGGtatattacagtccatggggtcgcaaagagtcagacacgactgagcgacttcactgactcactcactcactaccATCTCATTATGGCTTGCTCTCTGAGCTTGGATGTGGGTATCTTTTTCTGAtgggttccagcatcctctgATCAATGGTTGTTTAACAGCTATTTGCGACTTTGGTTCTTTCAAGAGATTATCGAACGTCCTTCTGCTCCACCATCTTGAGCCAATCTCTTTTATTGTTACTCTGGCTGCAAGAATAACTATTTTTTCACAGTGACTGATGATCCAATCTGACTGAATGTTCTAAACTCTCTAATATTTTTTGATGGAACTTCCTAAAAGCAAATTCTGATGAACTTCTTTTGATCTCTGActaactttggggtgcttcagaGGACTTTTGAGGCATCCCAAAGAAAGATATTAAACTAATTAGGTTAATTTGGTATGTTAAAGATGCATGGGAAATACTGTCAAATAAGTAATAAATCTTCTCAGGTTATATTGTGTGGCAAATGTTACTAATGGAGATAATCTAGAAATTATATAGAATTCATAAAGATTTAATATGTATTGGTAAAAtattatcagtcataattctagttactGTCTATCACATGTCACAGTAGTAACCAAGTTACCTTGTCAGTTTCATTGTAATCAGATTTTATACCTGCCTTCTTGAGCCTTTTTTCATTATAGAAAGATATAGTTTCACTCTGATGCCTTTACAAAAATACTACCTCTTCAAGATTTATTGAAGGATCTTTCTAAGATTAAACCAAAATTAACTAGATGAACAAATTTTGTTATCAACAATGAACTGGTACCAGACGGGAATCTGGCTTTCTCTGTTAAGAGAATAAAGTTTTCTTGGAATGCAGCTTTTAACAACAGGCTATACAGATTTCTTTGCCTTcaagtgatttatatttgtttttaaaatcttctgtTACTTTGATAAAGTAAATGAGTATTATTTCACAATGATCTATGAAGATTATGGCACGCATAGATAAAGCTCATTCTGTGTCTACAAAAAATTAACCCCTTGTTGTCAGACTTTTGCTATCCTGATATCCTTAAAACATGACAACAGTCTACTCCTAAATCAgggaatttaaaatgaataaacaataactgtaaactaaaaaaaatcaaGCGTATGGGAAATCCAAGACGGCTGCTTGGCTTTTTCCCAGCTCCCTGACAAACCGCATTTCCTGTCTGAAGGGTTAAAGCCTTCCCTGGTTTCAGGGCTGATGTCctcacaatgaaaaagaaaaggttagAAAATATGTTTCCCATCTGGAATATAATTTCTACAATCTCTAGTGATCAAGACACCCACTTAACTGGACAAATCATAGTAACCTTAAGAAAAAATTCACAAACTTCTTGAAATTATCCCTGTCACTATGATCTTCGATCACTAGGCAGGGTCAATGCCACTAACGGAAAAACTGGACTCAAACAGAACAAAGATTAATTATATGGGATTCAATGAACAGCTaaatatgattataatttttatgacttgTCTGACATACTAATGCCTTCTAATCTGTTTTTCAGTTATAGAAAAGCCCTTTTCCTCAAACGacttttgatttataaaaatctGGTAATAAACACCTgtggataaaattaaaatatttttcttttctctctgcctgatTTCTTCAAAAATTGGAGGCCCTTGAGGTCTAAGCAACTTTATCAAGTGACTGGAAAAAACTGTCTCTTGACATATACAAGAAtctagatgttcagttcagttcaattcagtcactcagtcgtgtccgactcttttcgaccccatgaaccacagcacacccggcctccctgtccatcaccaacttccagaatccacccaaacccatgtccatcgagtcggtgatgccatccagccatctcatcctctgtcgtccccttctcctcctgcccccaatccctcacagcatcggggtctttttgaatgagtcagaaccaaaagaagagatgtgtttgttatttgctcagtcatgtccaactctttacaaccccgtggactatatagcctttcaggctcctctgtccatgaaattctccaggcaagaatactggagtgggtagccattcccttctccaggggatcttcccgacccagggatcaaacccaattctcctgcattgcaggcagattctttatcatctgagccaccagagaagcacaggTAAAATCTGAAGGCTTAAAAGAGCCTATATGAGCAATTACATTTATATGAATAAGCAGGCCATGTTTATTGAAACCAGACTTATTTGGAACAAATCAGCCTTGATTTGGCTGGATTTAATAAAAATGAGGATAATCTAGAGAGAAAAACTTTATTTCAATAGTATACCTTTGTGGATATTGAAGTTTTATATTTACTGAGGCTTTGCTATGTCCAAGATGACTCTTTGTTGCTCTGTTAAGCTATTATAAGATTTAATTGAATTAGTAGAAGAGTATTCGGAGCTTGTTTCTGAAGCTAATCACAATAATCTACCTTTGCATGAAGATCAGATGCCCTGTGAGTTACAACTAAGAGATTATGGATGCTGGAAAAGGCGTCTTTTAAAGGACTGTCTCCAAACTAAATAAAAGGACCCATATCAGGCACTCTTAACTAGTACCTGTGGGACAATACTGAAGGGAACTGACTCTTGAAAATTCATATTTCCCACTTGAGAAAGGCCTGTGCATTGGCCTGTCTATAGAAAAGACTATTGACCCCAAATAACACCCATATTAAGATGAGAAGAAGACAACAGTAGAAGACAGCTGATTTTAAAATCTGGACCAAGCCTGTAAGAACCATCCAACTAATCCAACTGCACTGTCTACCAAATGGTTGTCTTCCTATCAAAATGGAAAGTTATCGTTTTACTTTTAACCATGCTTTTGACCCCAATGttcaggattaaaaaagaaaattctctagTGAAGCTGTCACAGACGTGTATCACTGCATCTTTTAAGTGCACTGCTTAAAGCACATGTACAGTGCTTGTGTGACAATTGGGGATAAATGATGAACAGCATAGCCTACAAAGCACTTCCCCAGTCGCGTATCTCTGAGCCGATTCACGATATCTGATTAGTTTCCCCCCAACATGGACAAGTAGGCAAACATGTAAACAAAGAGGTCTGTAGCACCGAGGGAAGTAGACGGACCAGAGCAGGTAACTGTGTCACTCTGGCAACACGGGAAAAATATATTGATGGCCAATGCCATTTATGGAAAGATTTGCAATCAAAGGGGGAAAATGATGGAAGAAATTTTTGCGTGTTCAAGTATGGGAAATCATTCTGGCTTATACATGATTGTTTTGAACTTTAGGCTAACCAAAACAGCCTGTTTGTGGCCTATTAAACATgcattgtacatctgctttacCCATTAAAAATTACATGGAAAAATCAGAATGGAATAACTGTGGTTCAGACATCCAAAGTGGAACTAGATTGTCAGTGTGGATACGGGTTCAGACATATTTCTGGATTACTGAAAACTTGAGTTCTCTAAACTTCATCAGACTTGAGGACACCATCAGCCATTTTTAAAACAGTACCTACTAGCGGCTGCCAACTGCAACCTTATGGTCTTGAGGTCTTCTTGTAACTATGAAATCTTTATCCTACTTTAAAAACAatagtttttgaactgtggtgttggagaagactcctgagagtccctcggactgcaaagagatcaaaccagtcaaccctaaaggaaatcaaccctgaatattcattggaaggactgatgctgaagctgaagctccaatactttggtgacctgatgcagagcggtgactcattggaaaagaccctgatgctggaaaagaatgagggcaggaggagaagagggcgacagaggatgagatagttgaatggcatcactgactcagtggacatgagtttgagtaaactcagggagataggtgaaggacagacaagcctgacgtgccacagtccatggagttgcaaagagctggacatgactaagtaactgaacaacaaaaacagtagCAAATGAGACAACTCAACCTACAGCCTCCCAGCAAAAGACTACTTGGTTACTGAATATATATAAAGAGCAAACACTCCAAAACTTATTTTTCCTGGTTGCCATCAAAAGACAGGAAGACTTCTTTGAAAAAGACTACAAAGGTGTGTTTTAACCATTATCTTCATTGCAGTTATGTCTAATAATTTTCAAATGGTTGTCCAGGTTGCTAGAGCAAAGCAATCAAAGAGATACAACGTTTTCTTAATACAAAATATTGACGTCAATCTTGAACTCAAGATTATTTCCAACTCTGTGTCCATTCCCCAAATTAGGCAGGACtacgagaatcccagggacggggagcctggtgagctgccgtctctggggtcgcacagagtcggacacgactgaagcgacttagcagcagcagcagcacgcccCAC
Above is a window of Bos javanicus breed banteng chromosome 14, ARS-OSU_banteng_1.0, whole genome shotgun sequence DNA encoding:
- the LY6D gene encoding lymphocyte antigen 6D translates to MKTVLLFLVALAAAAGPAQALRCHVCTSSSNCKKPQVCSASSSFCKTVIRVEPLSGNLVEKNCSVWCTPMNNQQGQVSKGQETTLCCNSDLCNEALQSWQSAAPAHTSAHLGLALACGLLALLWASGL